In a single window of the Luteibacter rhizovicinus DSM 16549 genome:
- a CDS encoding SDR family NAD(P)-dependent oxidoreductase encodes MSQVWLISGSGAGLGRDIAEAALTAGHRVVATARRVETLDALRTRFPDTLKVTSLDVADEAACIDAVRFTLDAFGQLDVLVNNAGYGQLVPFEQMSSADYRAQIETNLFGVVNLTRAAVRSMRERRSGRVINVSSVGGRIGTPGMSAYQAAKWAVGGLSEVLAAELGALGVHVTAIEPGGMRTDWARRAGADLPSFLPDYEASVGALRNMLSGYAGNETGDPVRVAEVVLRLAAHPRPPVRLLLGSDAATFAGQVEQARRETDQRWAEVSRSTDIGAGAMPAFPAY; translated from the coding sequence ATGTCACAGGTCTGGCTCATTTCAGGAAGTGGCGCCGGTCTCGGTCGCGATATCGCCGAAGCCGCGCTCACCGCAGGTCATCGCGTGGTCGCTACCGCGCGACGCGTCGAAACGCTCGACGCGCTTCGCACCCGCTTTCCCGACACGCTCAAAGTCACCTCGCTCGACGTGGCCGACGAAGCCGCGTGCATCGACGCCGTGCGCTTCACGCTGGACGCCTTCGGCCAGCTGGATGTCCTGGTCAACAACGCCGGCTACGGTCAGCTCGTGCCCTTCGAGCAGATGTCCTCGGCCGACTATCGCGCACAGATCGAGACCAACCTGTTCGGCGTGGTGAATCTCACGCGCGCCGCCGTCCGTTCGATGCGCGAGCGTCGCAGCGGGCGCGTCATCAACGTGTCCTCGGTCGGCGGACGAATCGGTACGCCCGGCATGTCGGCCTACCAGGCAGCGAAATGGGCGGTCGGTGGACTCTCCGAAGTACTCGCCGCCGAACTCGGTGCACTCGGTGTGCATGTCACGGCGATCGAGCCGGGCGGCATGCGCACCGACTGGGCGCGCCGTGCGGGTGCCGATCTTCCGTCCTTCCTGCCTGACTACGAGGCCAGCGTCGGCGCCCTGCGGAACATGCTCTCCGGCTACGCCGGCAACGAAACAGGCGATCCGGTGCGCGTCGCCGAGGTCGTGCTCCGCCTCGCCGCGCATCCGCGTCCGCCGGTACGACTGCTCCTGGGCAGCGACGCAGCGACCTTCGCTGGCCAGGTCGAGCAGGCCCGCCGCGAAACCGACCAGCGCTGGGCCGAGGTCAGCCGTTCGACCGACATCGGTGCCGGCGCCATGCCCGCCTTCCCGGCCTACTGA
- a CDS encoding anti-sigma factor, whose amino-acid sequence MNSSFESDKDNLRYAEYALGLLDADARAAVAREVQSNPEAAAAVALWQRHFTPLAMEVTDVAPPAHVWAGIRRRLAFDKAATVSGTSRSRASAWDSLGLWRWIGVGATAVAACLIVVTLNRPVAPSVAVHPSVLMVSTIAGDNGVAGWTATMDIDRSELLVVPASPAAVAADRNTELWLIPAGGAPISVGVFPPGDPKRFHLDKALLDRLGPTAALAVSLEPVGGSPTGQPTGPVIAKGAIRAA is encoded by the coding sequence ATGAACAGCAGCTTCGAATCCGACAAGGACAACCTGCGCTACGCCGAGTACGCGCTCGGCCTGCTCGACGCCGATGCGCGAGCCGCCGTGGCACGGGAAGTCCAGAGCAATCCCGAGGCCGCCGCGGCGGTTGCGCTGTGGCAGCGACACTTCACACCCCTGGCCATGGAAGTCACCGACGTGGCGCCACCTGCCCATGTCTGGGCCGGCATTCGTCGCCGTCTCGCCTTCGATAAGGCAGCGACGGTTAGCGGGACCTCGCGTTCGCGCGCCAGCGCCTGGGACAGTCTGGGACTGTGGCGTTGGATCGGCGTCGGTGCCACGGCAGTCGCGGCGTGCCTGATCGTGGTCACCCTGAACCGGCCGGTCGCGCCGTCCGTCGCCGTCCACCCCTCGGTCCTCATGGTCTCGACGATCGCCGGCGACAACGGCGTCGCGGGCTGGACCGCCACGATGGACATCGACCGCTCCGAACTCCTCGTCGTGCCGGCGAGCCCCGCCGCCGTCGCCGCGGACCGCAACACCGAACTGTGGCTGATCCCGGCAGGCGGCGCCCCGATCTCGGTCGGCGTCTTCCCGCCCGGCGATCCCAAGCGCTTCCACCTGGACAAGGCCCTCCTCGACCGCCTCGGCCCGACAGCGGCGCTTGCCGTGTCGCTGGAGCCTGTCGGTGGCTCGCCCACCGGGCAGCCGACCGGACCGGTCATTGCCAAGGGCGCTATTCGGGCTGCCTGA
- a CDS encoding TetR/AcrR family transcriptional regulator, which translates to MARLKSEEKRNAILAAAAQGVAERGVGAPTSLIAKLAGVAEGSIFTYFADKDLLLNALYLSAKSSLRETMYEGYPSRAPIEERFEHVWNRYLDWGMAEPALRIAMAQLTVSERITADTRAEGERVFGDIAGLFNEGMASGALRQGQPIGFMAGIITAVAETTMHFMAQNPAQAADYRRAGFEAIWRAIGSG; encoded by the coding sequence ATGGCCCGCCTCAAGAGCGAAGAAAAACGCAACGCTATCCTCGCTGCCGCCGCCCAGGGCGTGGCCGAGCGGGGTGTCGGCGCGCCGACATCGCTCATCGCGAAACTGGCAGGCGTGGCCGAAGGCTCGATCTTCACCTACTTCGCCGACAAGGACCTGCTGCTGAATGCGCTCTACCTGAGCGCGAAAAGCAGCCTGCGCGAGACGATGTACGAGGGCTATCCCTCGCGAGCGCCGATCGAAGAGCGCTTCGAGCACGTCTGGAACCGCTACCTCGACTGGGGCATGGCCGAACCTGCCCTGCGCATCGCCATGGCCCAGCTCACGGTGTCCGAACGGATCACGGCCGACACGCGCGCGGAAGGCGAGCGGGTCTTCGGTGACATCGCCGGCCTCTTCAACGAGGGCATGGCGTCGGGCGCCCTCCGCCAGGGGCAACCCATCGGCTTCATGGCCGGGATCATCACCGCCGTGGCCGAAACCACCATGCACTTCATGGCGCAAAACCCGGCCCAGGCCGCCGACTATCGACGTGCCGGCTTCGAAGCCATCTGGCGTGCGATCGGCTCGGGCTGA
- a CDS encoding NAD(P)H-binding protein, translating into MRILLFGATGMVGQGVLRECLLASDVDEVVAIGRSPSGASHPKLKDLVQADLFDYRAIEDRLGGFDACFFCIGVTSFRMDEATYTHLTYDMTLAAASTLARLNPAMTFVYVSGAGADSSESGKVMWARIRGRTENTLARLPFKRVHAIRPGAIQPMNGARSRTRAYRMIYPLMAPILPIFRALMPYSVATTETVGRALLALARHGYAKTVLETRDIEEVVRSGA; encoded by the coding sequence ATGAGAATCCTGCTGTTCGGTGCCACCGGTATGGTCGGCCAGGGCGTCTTGCGCGAATGCCTGCTCGCATCCGACGTCGACGAGGTCGTCGCCATCGGGCGATCGCCGAGCGGCGCCAGCCATCCCAAACTGAAGGACCTGGTCCAGGCCGATCTGTTCGATTACCGCGCCATCGAGGACAGGCTCGGCGGTTTCGATGCCTGCTTCTTCTGCATCGGCGTGACGTCGTTTCGCATGGACGAGGCGACCTATACGCATCTGACCTACGACATGACCCTCGCCGCCGCGTCCACGCTCGCCCGGCTCAATCCGGCGATGACCTTCGTCTATGTCTCCGGTGCCGGAGCCGATAGCAGCGAATCCGGCAAAGTCATGTGGGCTCGCATCCGTGGGCGCACGGAAAACACCTTGGCCCGGTTGCCGTTCAAACGCGTCCACGCCATTCGGCCGGGCGCCATCCAGCCCATGAACGGCGCCCGGTCGCGCACGCGCGCCTACCGGATGATCTATCCGCTGATGGCCCCTATCCTGCCGATTTTCCGGGCGCTCATGCCGTACAGCGTGGCGACGACCGAGACGGTGGGGCGTGCGCTGCTCGCACTGGCCCGGCACGGCTATGCAAAGACCGTCCTCGAAACCCGCGACATCGAGGAGGTGGTGCGGAGCGGCGCCTGA
- a CDS encoding GGDEF domain-containing protein — MKAFIAAAAIVAVHAAALAVLPASGMALSYTFFFSVAALAMFSAWRAWMRSGTPRDHRWWLLLASLGLWTIGMSLSARQNYVLDNSNPAPGDSMFFYILYVLPVLVAVSSAPVAARKKWAMAIDLVLAGLLGVLFYIRTFSIVTLEGAIGPQQAVDVAYMLDFENVCLAVAALLRFVATDRADDHAFFRAVMAFFVVYAISGYSYNHYVALNGHPDFGTSSWDALLDLPFLALFIVTMTRQPQRHWHPPVYLIRFVQSASPTFLAMSVLGFGLMVIPVYPSLGIGGAIAAVIGIGLRGTLAQVDLVEEEFRLSRSRDELQGLVFTDSLTGLANRRALDERLLREWHRPAQREPIALLMVDVDFFKEYNDRYGHLAGDDCLRALASVLSGRGLRAGDFIARFGGEEFAVIAPGTRLADAVALAEDLRAQVEAQGIVHPLSPFGVLTITIGVATLLANANGGPLDLLNAADRALYRAKNAGRNRIGAQGDARLEPSRAS, encoded by the coding sequence ATGAAAGCATTCATCGCCGCGGCCGCCATCGTCGCGGTTCACGCAGCCGCGCTGGCGGTCCTGCCCGCCAGCGGCATGGCACTCTCGTATACGTTTTTCTTCTCCGTGGCCGCCCTTGCCATGTTCAGTGCATGGCGGGCCTGGATGCGTTCGGGCACGCCCCGTGACCACCGCTGGTGGCTCCTGCTTGCCAGCCTCGGGTTGTGGACGATCGGCATGTCGTTGTCGGCACGACAGAACTACGTGCTCGACAATTCGAACCCGGCGCCCGGCGACAGCATGTTCTTCTACATCCTGTATGTCCTGCCGGTGCTCGTCGCCGTCTCCTCCGCACCCGTCGCGGCGCGAAAGAAATGGGCCATGGCGATCGACCTCGTCCTGGCTGGCCTGCTCGGCGTGCTGTTCTACATCCGTACCTTTTCCATCGTGACGCTCGAAGGCGCGATAGGCCCGCAGCAGGCAGTCGACGTGGCCTACATGCTCGACTTCGAAAACGTCTGCCTGGCCGTTGCCGCCCTGCTGCGCTTCGTCGCCACCGATCGCGCCGACGACCACGCGTTCTTCCGCGCGGTCATGGCCTTTTTCGTCGTCTACGCGATATCCGGTTACTCGTACAACCACTACGTCGCGCTCAACGGCCATCCTGACTTCGGCACTTCCTCCTGGGACGCCCTGCTCGACCTGCCCTTCCTCGCGCTGTTCATCGTCACCATGACGAGGCAGCCGCAACGCCACTGGCATCCGCCGGTGTACCTGATCCGCTTCGTGCAGAGTGCGAGCCCGACCTTCCTCGCCATGAGCGTGCTCGGTTTCGGCCTGATGGTGATCCCGGTCTATCCGTCGCTCGGTATCGGCGGCGCCATCGCCGCCGTGATCGGCATCGGCCTGCGCGGCACGCTGGCGCAGGTCGATCTGGTCGAGGAGGAATTTCGCCTCTCGCGCAGCCGCGACGAATTGCAGGGCCTGGTCTTCACCGACAGCCTTACCGGGCTGGCCAACCGCCGCGCGCTGGACGAGCGGCTCCTGCGTGAGTGGCACCGCCCTGCCCAGCGCGAGCCGATCGCCCTGCTCATGGTCGACGTGGACTTCTTCAAGGAATACAACGACCGCTATGGCCATCTCGCCGGCGACGATTGCCTGCGCGCACTCGCCTCGGTGCTGTCTGGTCGCGGCCTGCGCGCCGGCGACTTCATCGCCCGCTTCGGCGGCGAGGAGTTCGCGGTGATCGCGCCGGGCACCCGCCTCGCCGACGCCGTGGCCCTGGCCGAAGACCTCCGTGCCCAGGTCGAAGCGCAAGGCATCGTGCATCCGCTGAGCCCGTTCGGCGTGCTGACCATCACGATCGGCGTGGCCACCCTGCTGGCCAATGCCAACGGCGGTCCGCTGGACCTGCTCAATGCCGCCGATCGCGCGCTCTACCGTGCGAAGAACGCCGGCCGCAACCGCATCGGTGCGCAGGGAGATGCTCGCCTGGAACCCTCGCGCGCTTCTTGA